The following are from one region of the Paenibacillus protaetiae genome:
- a CDS encoding YlbG family protein, protein MLPERTGYIIWVSDLKAARTLEKYGTVHYMSRRMHYVAMYFNAERADDTIRQISKLPFVRKTERSYRNELKTEYSKDTEDKTRMYSL, encoded by the coding sequence ATGCTCCCGGAACGAACAGGCTATATTATTTGGGTTAGCGATTTGAAAGCGGCAAGAACGCTGGAGAAATACGGAACCGTTCATTATATGTCCCGCAGAATGCACTATGTTGCTATGTATTTTAACGCTGAACGTGCCGATGATACGATTCGGCAAATCAGCAAGCTTCCGTTCGTTCGGAAGACGGAGCGGTCTTACCGGAACGAGCTGAAGACGGAATACAGCAAAGATACGGAAGATAAAACACGTATGTACAGCTTATAA
- a CDS encoding DNA repair helicase XPB produces MAMYADKPLIIQSDMTVLLDTVHRDAEAARTQLIRFAELAKRPGLMHTYRMTPLTLWNAAAGGWSAGDVLSALSSNARYGLPMQTEAAITRYMGRYGKLRLELGQAGSLLLRGDSGLLAEAAGKPAVAAFLRGREADGSWCVSPDCRGRLKQELTRAGYPVIDTAGYHDGEALAVSMLSVTRSGQPFALRDYQQQAVDAFYREGSVQGGSGVVVLPCGAGKTIVGLAALARSNSAALILTSNTTSVKQWKRELLERTSLAEEMVGEYTGQLKQVRPITIATYQIMTHRPSAESGYPHMRLFSERDWGLIVYDEVHLLPAPVFRMTAEIQATRRLGLTATLVREDGCEEDVFSLIGPKLYELVWKNAESMGHIATVSCSEIRVPLLPEAAQQYHAAPERAKQRTAAENPAKLPVIRKLLERHSGKQTLIIGQYLDQLHEVSEKLGVPLITGELSQPEREAWYDRFKKGEVPVLAVSKVANFAVDLPDAAVAIQISGSFGSRQEEAQRIGRLLRPKAGSNEAWFYTIVTEGTKEEQFARKRQLFMVEQGYQYETVRGAVSVDKAQRLDT; encoded by the coding sequence ATGGCCATGTACGCGGATAAGCCGCTCATTATTCAATCAGACATGACGGTGCTGCTGGATACGGTTCATCGGGATGCCGAAGCGGCCAGAACGCAGCTGATCCGTTTTGCGGAACTTGCCAAACGGCCCGGCTTGATGCACACGTACCGCATGACGCCGCTGACGTTATGGAACGCCGCGGCCGGCGGCTGGAGCGCTGGCGATGTTCTTTCGGCGCTTAGCAGCAATGCCAGATACGGATTGCCGATGCAGACAGAAGCAGCGATTACCCGGTATATGGGGCGGTACGGCAAGCTTCGGCTGGAGCTTGGGCAGGCTGGCAGCTTGTTGCTGCGCGGCGACAGCGGACTGCTTGCAGAGGCAGCCGGGAAACCGGCTGTTGCGGCTTTTTTGCGCGGGCGGGAGGCAGACGGGAGCTGGTGTGTGTCTCCGGATTGCCGCGGACGGCTGAAGCAGGAGCTGACAAGAGCCGGCTATCCGGTAATTGACACCGCCGGCTACCACGATGGGGAAGCGCTGGCTGTCTCCATGCTTTCTGTAACCAGATCAGGCCAGCCGTTTGCGCTGAGGGATTATCAGCAGCAAGCGGTGGATGCCTTTTACCGGGAAGGCTCTGTGCAAGGAGGGAGCGGCGTAGTTGTGCTGCCGTGCGGGGCGGGCAAAACGATTGTAGGCTTGGCCGCTTTAGCCAGATCGAATAGCGCTGCGCTGATTTTAACCTCCAATACCACTTCGGTGAAACAGTGGAAACGCGAGCTGCTGGAACGGACATCATTGGCCGAAGAGATGGTCGGCGAATATACCGGCCAGTTGAAGCAGGTCCGTCCGATTACCATTGCGACTTATCAAATTATGACGCACCGTCCGTCGGCTGAGTCGGGTTACCCGCATATGAGGCTGTTTTCGGAGCGGGACTGGGGGCTGATTGTATATGACGAGGTCCATTTGCTGCCGGCCCCTGTCTTCCGGATGACGGCGGAGATCCAGGCGACAAGGCGGCTTGGCTTGACCGCAACGCTGGTGCGGGAAGACGGGTGCGAAGAAGATGTCTTTTCGCTGATCGGGCCGAAACTTTATGAACTTGTATGGAAAAATGCCGAGTCGATGGGGCATATCGCCACTGTCTCCTGCTCGGAAATTCGGGTTCCGCTTCTACCCGAAGCCGCACAGCAATACCACGCGGCCCCTGAACGGGCCAAACAGCGGACAGCAGCGGAAAATCCCGCGAAGCTTCCGGTCATTCGGAAGCTGCTGGAGCGGCATAGCGGCAAGCAAACGCTGATCATCGGCCAATATTTGGACCAGCTGCATGAAGTGTCGGAGAAGCTTGGCGTCCCGCTGATTACGGGCGAGTTGAGCCAGCCGGAGCGAGAGGCGTGGTACGACAGGTTTAAAAAAGGGGAAGTGCCCGTACTGGCCGTATCTAAGGTTGCTAATTTTGCCGTTGATTTGCCGGACGCAGCTGTAGCCATTCAAATTTCCGGAAGCTTTGGTTCGAGGCAGGAGGAGGCGCAGCGGATCGGCAGGCTGTTGCGCCCGAAGGCAGGCAGCAATGAGGCATGGTTTTACACTATTGTAACCGAAGGCACCAAAGAAGAGCAGTTCGCGCGCAAACGCCAGCTGTTTATGGTGGAACAGGGTTATCAATATGAAACGGTAAGAGGTGCGGTCTCCGTGGACAAAGCCCAGAGGCTGGATACCTAG
- the ftsW gene encoding putative lipid II flippase FtsW, which translates to MKTTQNASRGRPDFLLLIMTLLLVGFGLVMVFSASSNLTVVDPKFHNDALYFTKRQVAWAAIGIFMMLFLMNMRYTFFKKSFILFFLPVVFMLMVVPFMGSGSINGARSWFGVGSLGIQPTEPAKLAIILYLGALISKKGEKFRDFKKGLLPVIIIVGFICALILLQPDMGSCFVLAACASIMIFAGGANLRQITVAGGAVLALVVVVFAIWMAADPKGWQYRINRFTSYMHPLDPANQQDSAFHLVSSLQALGHGGLFGAGFGESVQKLHYLPYPYNDFIFSVIAEELGFIGSALFLLFYLLFLWRGLIVALRCPDIYGTVVGAGIVGLFTIQAFINIGGVTGTIPITGVTLPFISYGGSSLLVCLMSMGVLLSISREYNRGTEEKKPALGVVA; encoded by the coding sequence ATGAAAACGACGCAGAACGCAAGTCGCGGAAGACCGGACTTTCTGCTCCTCATTATGACGCTTCTGCTTGTAGGTTTTGGGCTCGTGATGGTATTCAGCGCGAGCTCGAACCTGACCGTCGTCGATCCGAAGTTTCACAACGATGCGCTTTATTTTACGAAACGGCAAGTAGCTTGGGCAGCTATAGGCATATTCATGATGCTGTTTCTAATGAACATGCGCTACACGTTTTTCAAAAAAAGCTTTATTTTATTTTTTCTCCCTGTTGTCTTCATGCTTATGGTTGTACCGTTTATGGGCTCAGGTTCTATTAACGGTGCGCGAAGCTGGTTTGGCGTCGGGTCACTCGGCATTCAGCCGACAGAGCCGGCAAAGCTTGCCATCATATTATATTTGGGAGCATTAATTTCGAAAAAAGGCGAGAAATTCCGTGATTTTAAAAAAGGGCTGCTTCCTGTCATCATTATCGTCGGTTTTATTTGCGCCCTTATTTTATTGCAGCCGGACATGGGCTCCTGCTTCGTGCTGGCGGCATGCGCTTCGATTATGATTTTTGCAGGCGGGGCAAACCTGAGGCAGATTACGGTTGCAGGCGGAGCCGTGCTCGCTTTGGTGGTGGTTGTGTTTGCCATCTGGATGGCAGCCGACCCGAAAGGCTGGCAATACCGGATTAATCGGTTTACCTCTTATATGCATCCGCTTGACCCCGCCAATCAGCAGGACTCGGCGTTTCACCTGGTGTCCTCGCTGCAGGCGCTTGGCCATGGCGGTCTGTTTGGGGCAGGATTCGGCGAAAGTGTGCAAAAGCTGCATTACTTGCCTTATCCGTACAATGACTTTATTTTTTCGGTCATTGCCGAGGAGCTCGGTTTTATCGGCTCCGCCTTGTTTTTATTGTTTTATTTGCTGTTTTTATGGCGCGGCCTTATTGTGGCTCTCCGCTGCCCGGATATTTACGGAACGGTCGTGGGAGCCGGTATCGTGGGGCTGTTTACGATTCAGGCATTTATTAACATCGGCGGCGTAACGGGCACCATCCCGATTACCGGGGTTACCCTGCCGTTTATAAGCTACGGGGGTTCGTCTCTTCTTGTTTGTCTGATGAGCATGGGCGTGCTGCTAAGTATTTCGAGGGAATACAACCGCGGTACAGAAGAGAAGAAGCCAGCCTTAGGCGTCGTAGCTTAG
- a CDS encoding helicase-associated domain-containing protein: MYVQQIVQKLPQNELQQLLEETPVWQHARQEGLAWPDAVRDEQALRKAISALTPYGAYVLKFQLRYSGGAPLEEEQLLKAGMAAGVMAGIELRAGIRELLACGLLFAVNKIWGERILFVPQDCSSKLIRLFFPLVPEEAEEAGLGSGLQAFGQAALPLGRQLLGAWSELSQAGTELTAKGLLPKKITAKLQQKLKLADEILSRFFQPKGAEEEYPLSAAFVCHTGLRFGLFAKESRRLRWDKAGLTDWLSAAGANKEHELRDWLADELLAASPELYLFAAALNGLPADRWMSERLLLEWLERTVMTDAHPSRALDGLAESVRYWLELMQQCGWLERATASDGSICCRWTLEHQTIASAAEQPGTGVAPQALVQPNGEIIAFPECSYLLRWELAAAAELVEDDYVAVYRLTDRSIQRAVMNGRTAEELQQMLRAASGDAPVHEPLLDWVARTAKQAGLVTMNQAMLLQCEDKQTADDLASNPSIAACLGERLGNVIL; this comes from the coding sequence ATGTACGTGCAGCAAATCGTGCAAAAGCTGCCGCAAAATGAATTGCAGCAATTGCTGGAAGAGACGCCGGTATGGCAGCATGCACGCCAAGAGGGGTTAGCCTGGCCGGATGCGGTCAGGGACGAGCAGGCGCTCCGCAAGGCGATAAGCGCCTTGACGCCCTATGGTGCTTACGTGCTGAAGTTTCAGCTTCGTTACAGCGGAGGCGCGCCGCTGGAGGAAGAGCAGCTGCTAAAGGCCGGGATGGCGGCAGGCGTTATGGCCGGCATCGAACTGCGGGCTGGAATAAGGGAGCTGCTTGCATGCGGTTTGTTATTTGCCGTGAACAAAATATGGGGAGAAAGGATTCTTTTTGTGCCTCAGGATTGCAGCAGCAAGCTGATCCGCCTGTTCTTCCCGCTTGTACCCGAAGAGGCGGAGGAAGCAGGCTTAGGCAGCGGGCTGCAGGCGTTTGGACAGGCAGCGCTCCCACTCGGGCGGCAGCTGCTTGGCGCGTGGTCGGAGCTTTCGCAAGCGGGAACAGAACTGACGGCCAAAGGGCTGCTGCCCAAAAAAATAACCGCCAAGCTGCAGCAAAAGCTAAAGCTGGCGGACGAAATATTAAGCCGTTTTTTTCAGCCAAAGGGGGCGGAGGAGGAATATCCTCTTTCAGCTGCTTTTGTGTGCCACACCGGTTTAAGGTTTGGCTTGTTTGCCAAGGAAAGCCGCCGGCTTCGCTGGGATAAGGCGGGCTTAACGGATTGGCTGAGCGCGGCCGGAGCTAATAAGGAACATGAGCTGCGCGATTGGCTCGCCGATGAGCTGCTGGCAGCAAGTCCCGAACTGTATCTGTTTGCAGCCGCTTTAAACGGACTGCCGGCCGACAGGTGGATGAGCGAGCGGCTGCTGCTCGAATGGCTGGAGCGCACTGTTATGACGGACGCTCATCCATCCCGCGCGTTGGACGGGCTGGCCGAGTCCGTCCGCTATTGGCTGGAGCTTATGCAGCAATGCGGCTGGCTGGAGCGGGCAACTGCTTCTGACGGCAGCATCTGCTGCAGATGGACGCTGGAACATCAAACAATCGCTAGCGCGGCTGAACAGCCCGGAACAGGCGTGGCGCCGCAGGCACTTGTACAGCCGAATGGCGAAATCATTGCTTTTCCCGAATGTTCGTATTTGCTTCGCTGGGAGCTGGCTGCTGCAGCTGAACTTGTGGAAGACGATTATGTAGCCGTCTACCGGCTGACGGACCGTTCCATCCAGCGGGCTGTTATGAACGGAAGAACCGCGGAAGAGCTGCAGCAGATGCTCCGTGCTGCTTCCGGCGATGCGCCGGTTCATGAGCCGCTGCTGGACTGGGTTGCCAGAACGGCAAAACAGGCCGGACTGGTCACTATGAACCAAGCCATGCTGCTGCAATGCGAAGATAAGCAGACCGCTGATGATTTGGCGTCAAACCCGTCAATTGCGGCCTGCCTTGGGGAGCGGCTGGGGAACGTCATTTTGTAG
- a CDS encoding YlbF family regulator produces the protein MPAVERLAVNAEPWSGNSIDMASLLLSAYELGDSINQSAEVAEYLYWKEIVEKDEHVRAVQRRFFKAKELFEECQRFGRYHPDFHSARKEAKKIEQELAEIECVSKFKAAELAVDTLLHDVAAMLAEAVSDTIKVPSNQEKPSGCGNGGSCSCGSGGCG, from the coding sequence ATGCCGGCAGTTGAACGTTTGGCAGTGAATGCGGAACCTTGGTCGGGCAATTCGATCGATATGGCATCACTGCTGCTAAGTGCTTATGAGCTGGGAGATTCCATCAATCAATCGGCGGAAGTGGCCGAATATTTATATTGGAAAGAAATCGTTGAGAAGGACGAGCATGTGCGCGCCGTGCAGCGCCGGTTTTTCAAGGCAAAAGAGCTGTTTGAAGAATGCCAGCGCTTCGGGCGGTATCATCCGGATTTTCATTCCGCCAGGAAAGAAGCCAAAAAAATCGAGCAAGAGCTTGCCGAGATCGAATGCGTAAGCAAGTTTAAGGCGGCGGAGCTCGCGGTGGATACGCTGCTGCACGATGTAGCTGCGATGCTTGCAGAAGCGGTGTCCGATACGATTAAAGTTCCAAGCAATCAGGAGAAGCCAAGCGGCTGCGGCAACGGCGGCTCATGCAGCTGCGGAAGCGGCGGTTGCGGTTAA
- a CDS encoding Asp23/Gls24 family envelope stress response protein — translation MTEDLQSGIIRISDDVVSTIAGLAALETPGIAAMSGGISEGLAKRLSGRNVQKGVSVEVGQLEAAIDLRVIVHYGIPIQEVCRQLQLNVREAVENMTGLNVVEVNVKVEGVAFKEEEAAEETPRLK, via the coding sequence ATGACCGAGGACCTTCAATCAGGCATTATTCGTATTTCTGACGACGTGGTTTCGACAATAGCTGGTCTTGCCGCACTGGAGACACCGGGAATCGCCGCGATGTCCGGGGGCATTTCCGAGGGTCTTGCCAAACGTCTGAGCGGCAGGAACGTACAAAAAGGCGTATCGGTAGAAGTCGGTCAGCTGGAGGCAGCCATTGACCTTCGTGTAATTGTACATTATGGCATTCCTATACAAGAAGTTTGCCGTCAGCTTCAGCTGAACGTACGGGAAGCAGTTGAGAATATGACCGGCTTGAACGTAGTAGAGGTTAATGTAAAAGTCGAAGGAGTCGCTTTCAAGGAAGAAGAAGCGGCGGAAGAAACGCCAAGATTAAAATAA
- a CDS encoding M20 metallopeptidase family protein — MAMAKEELPYELNDLFPHMVKWRRHLHRYPELSFQEEKTSRFIAERLLEMGCEVREKVGGYGLVAAIKGNLPGPVIALRADMDALPIQDEKDCEYASTVKGVMHACGHDGHTAALLAVASYYQKHREGLAGERRLLFQPAEESTPGGAVSMIRDGALEGADAVYGVHLWTPLPYGQVSSKPGAFMAATDEFTIEITGLGGHGGMPHKTIDTVIIGSALVQALQTIVSRSVNPLDSAVVTIGSFHAGTANNVIAEKCELKGTIRTFNEYERERIRKRIEQMVRHTCEMHGAKYQFDLRVGYPPVVNDEREAARFMQVGEQLFGAEAVQVSDAIMVAEDFSYYLQRVPGCFMFVGAGNEEVGASYAHHHPMFNFDERAMKDAASLLIAMAENYADEAEK; from the coding sequence ATGGCCATGGCAAAAGAAGAGTTGCCCTACGAGCTGAACGATCTTTTCCCACACATGGTAAAGTGGAGACGGCATTTGCACCGTTATCCGGAGCTGTCGTTCCAGGAGGAGAAAACATCACGTTTCATCGCGGAACGACTGCTTGAGATGGGCTGCGAGGTGCGGGAGAAAGTTGGCGGGTACGGTCTTGTCGCTGCGATAAAAGGAAATTTGCCGGGACCGGTCATCGCGCTGCGTGCGGATATGGACGCGCTCCCGATTCAGGATGAGAAAGATTGCGAATATGCGTCTACCGTCAAAGGGGTTATGCATGCATGCGGCCATGACGGCCACACCGCGGCGCTGCTTGCGGTTGCTTCCTACTACCAGAAGCATAGGGAAGGGCTGGCCGGCGAACGCCGGCTGTTATTCCAGCCGGCAGAGGAATCGACGCCAGGCGGAGCGGTCAGCATGATCCGTGACGGCGCTCTGGAAGGCGCAGATGCCGTATACGGCGTTCATTTATGGACACCGCTGCCTTACGGCCAGGTTTCTTCGAAGCCGGGAGCGTTTATGGCGGCGACGGATGAATTTACGATTGAAATCACCGGGCTTGGCGGCCACGGCGGCATGCCGCACAAAACAATCGACACCGTCATTATCGGGTCGGCGCTTGTGCAAGCTTTGCAAACGATTGTCAGCCGCAGCGTTAATCCGCTTGATTCGGCGGTTGTAACAATCGGTTCATTCCATGCCGGCACCGCAAACAACGTTATCGCGGAAAAATGTGAGCTGAAAGGCACTATCCGCACATTTAACGAATATGAACGGGAGCGTATCCGCAAACGGATCGAGCAGATGGTCCGCCATACTTGTGAAATGCATGGCGCAAAGTACCAGTTTGATTTGCGGGTCGGATACCCGCCTGTCGTCAACGATGAACGCGAAGCGGCTCGTTTTATGCAGGTCGGCGAACAGCTTTTCGGAGCGGAAGCCGTGCAAGTATCGGATGCCATTATGGTTGCGGAAGATTTCTCTTATTATTTGCAGCGCGTTCCCGGCTGCTTTATGTTTGTAGGCGCGGGCAATGAGGAAGTTGGCGCGTCATACGCCCACCATCATCCAATGTTTAATTTCGACGAGCGCGCGATGAAGGATGCCGCTTCGCTGCTGATTGCGATGGCGGAGAATTACGCTGACGAAGCTGAGAAGTAA
- a CDS encoding YugN family protein: MIIQNSGLEGVQSDLAHLDESTEKLGFFRGQWEYYRATYDCKLEDQSGEVYYLRMNTRAVEGRLESPHAILAVEAVYIGRATFPHGLEYESPVPQPILKIANDRLAQLKQMLQ; the protein is encoded by the coding sequence ATGATCATTCAAAACAGCGGGCTTGAAGGCGTGCAAAGCGATTTGGCCCATCTGGATGAATCCACTGAGAAGCTTGGTTTTTTCCGTGGACAATGGGAATATTATCGCGCTACATATGACTGCAAGCTCGAAGATCAAAGCGGAGAAGTGTATTATCTTCGGATGAATACCCGCGCTGTTGAAGGAAGGCTGGAGTCGCCGCATGCTATTTTAGCCGTGGAAGCGGTTTATATTGGACGAGCTACTTTTCCGCACGGGCTTGAATATGAATCGCCGGTTCCGCAGCCGATCCTGAAAATAGCAAACGACCGGCTTGCTCAACTGAAGCAAATGCTTCAATAG
- a CDS encoding PHP domain-containing protein, whose product MAVRRADLHTHTTASDGTASPAENVRLAKQAGLAAVAITDHDTMAGVAEAVREGEKQGITVVPGVEISTSLNGCDIHILGYYPDMENERWLSRLHDLRRVRERRNEQMAGKLKALGIAVEAAEAERIAAEKRDAPLNGQASTGRPHFAELLVRKGVVRTVREAFDRYLGEGCPAYADLSRITPQEAVLWIREAGGTSVLAHPGLYRNDAVVEQIAACGIDGIEVFHSDHGPEDERKYKTLAQARGLIMTGGSDFHGSKGDSSYHGDLGSVWIEAGVVELLKGKGSNLFRQ is encoded by the coding sequence ATGGCTGTAAGACGGGCAGATTTGCATACGCATACAACGGCTTCGGACGGCACGGCGTCTCCTGCGGAAAATGTGAGGCTGGCAAAACAAGCGGGTCTCGCCGCTGTTGCGATTACGGATCATGACACAATGGCCGGCGTGGCGGAGGCCGTTCGGGAAGGCGAGAAGCAGGGTATTACGGTCGTACCGGGTGTCGAAATCAGCACTTCGCTGAACGGCTGCGATATTCATATTCTTGGCTATTATCCCGATATGGAAAATGAGCGGTGGCTATCCCGGCTGCACGACCTGCGCCGGGTCCGGGAGCGGCGCAATGAGCAGATGGCCGGCAAGCTGAAGGCGCTGGGCATTGCGGTTGAGGCAGCCGAAGCCGAGCGGATCGCGGCGGAGAAAAGAGACGCCCCCTTGAACGGCCAAGCTTCAACGGGCAGGCCGCATTTTGCCGAGCTGCTGGTTCGCAAAGGTGTAGTTCGTACCGTTCGCGAAGCGTTCGACCGTTATTTGGGCGAAGGCTGTCCTGCTTATGCGGATTTATCCCGCATTACGCCGCAGGAGGCGGTGCTGTGGATTCGGGAAGCCGGCGGGACCAGCGTACTTGCTCATCCCGGCCTATACCGCAACGATGCGGTTGTGGAACAGATCGCCGCCTGCGGCATCGACGGGATTGAAGTGTTCCATTCCGATCATGGACCGGAAGACGAGCGGAAATACAAGACGCTGGCGCAAGCACGCGGCCTGATCATGACAGGCGGCTCCGATTTCCATGGCAGCAAAGGGGACTCTTCGTATCATGGCGATCTGGGCAGCGTCTGGATCGAAGCCGGTGTAGTGGAATTATTGAAAGGCAAAGGCAGCAACTTATTTAGGCAATAG
- a CDS encoding CBS domain-containing protein, which produces MVKKVKELMSTDCVTATLQDNVYELAVLMKNHDTGYIPVVEGKKLIGVVTDRDLVIRGYAEKHPGSAVVKQVMTAEVETIEPDATADDAVKLMAARQIRRLPVVDGGELVGIVTLGDLAVHDSLLAEAGHALSGISEHEHREQPHVH; this is translated from the coding sequence ATGGTCAAGAAGGTTAAAGAGTTAATGTCGACGGATTGTGTAACAGCTACTTTGCAGGATAATGTATATGAGTTAGCCGTTTTGATGAAAAATCATGATACCGGCTATATCCCTGTCGTAGAAGGGAAAAAACTGATCGGGGTCGTCACGGACCGCGATCTGGTCATCCGGGGTTACGCAGAAAAGCATCCCGGATCGGCGGTGGTCAAACAGGTCATGACCGCTGAAGTGGAGACGATTGAGCCGGATGCAACAGCGGATGACGCTGTCAAGCTGATGGCTGCGCGCCAAATCCGCCGGCTGCCGGTGGTGGACGGCGGCGAGCTTGTCGGAATCGTTACGCTAGGCGATTTGGCCGTTCATGATTCGCTTCTGGCGGAAGCCGGACATGCGCTAAGCGGCATATCCGAGCATGAGCATCGCGAACAGCCGCATGTTCATTAA
- a CDS encoding selenium metabolism-associated LysR family transcriptional regulator, producing MALNFHQLHIFYTVAEKGSFSAAAQALHMTQPAVTMQVQSLEDYFGTKLLLRSTKRIELTEAGKVLMPYAQKSIELIKNTDQAMATFTQQLKGKLLLGSSLTIGEYILPRLLGPFGQEYPHITISMKVINTTQIMEEILNHQLNFGLIEAPVNHPDMHMEPVMNDELKLVVPKGHPLAGRDNVSMEEALNYPFVLREQGSGTRIVMEEQLRMQNIDPSRMKIVMELGSTGAVKSAVEAGFGISVISSSAVKHEVALGLIHVVPLSDMVFKRHFYSIYLKSSLLPISAVTFLSFLRERDLRQWL from the coding sequence ATGGCGCTTAACTTTCATCAGCTGCATATATTTTATACCGTCGCGGAAAAAGGCAGCTTCTCCGCAGCAGCGCAAGCCTTGCATATGACACAGCCCGCCGTTACGATGCAGGTGCAGTCACTGGAGGATTATTTCGGGACCAAGCTGCTTCTTCGTTCAACCAAACGGATTGAGCTGACGGAGGCAGGCAAAGTACTAATGCCGTATGCGCAAAAAAGCATCGAGCTGATTAAAAATACGGATCAGGCGATGGCGACTTTCACGCAGCAGCTGAAAGGCAAATTGCTGCTCGGGTCCAGCTTGACTATCGGGGAATATATATTGCCGCGTTTGCTTGGTCCTTTCGGGCAGGAATATCCGCATATTACCATTAGCATGAAGGTGATCAATACAACACAAATCATGGAGGAAATATTAAATCACCAGTTGAATTTCGGGTTGATTGAAGCGCCTGTTAATCACCCGGATATGCACATGGAGCCGGTTATGAATGATGAACTGAAGCTGGTTGTGCCAAAAGGGCATCCGCTAGCAGGAAGGGACAACGTTTCGATGGAAGAAGCGCTTAACTATCCGTTTGTGCTTCGGGAGCAGGGTTCAGGCACCAGAATCGTTATGGAAGAGCAGCTCCGGATGCAAAATATCGATCCGTCCCGAATGAAAATCGTCATGGAGCTGGGCAGCACAGGAGCGGTCAAATCGGCTGTAGAAGCCGGGTTTGGCATTTCCGTTATATCGTCTTCCGCCGTGAAGCATGAGGTTGCGCTCGGACTTATTCATGTGGTGCCGCTGTCCGATATGGTATTTAAACGGCATTTTTATTCCATTTATTTGAAATCGTCGCTGCTTCCGATTTCGGCCGTTACTTTTTTATCTTTTTTGAGAGAGAGGGATTTGCGGCAATGGCTGTAA